A window from Clostridia bacterium encodes these proteins:
- a CDS encoding ABC transporter ATP-binding protein — protein sequence LENQKFNICNNEFLETKSDSYKNMGSYHAVNTFLEGMLYIVTLISGGYFVYKGMLSAADLAIYFLYIGIFISPIDMLINFTEMFQRGFSGFRRYIEIIETVPEIDDTKHAKDITVQGGKIQYQNVNFSYNQNEPVLNNVCFTIEPGQTAAFVGPSGGGKTTICSLLPRFYDINSGKITIDDIDIKDFKLKSLRNNIGVVQQDVYIFNGTIKDNISYGDPKADDDKIIEAAKKANIHDFIMSLPDGYNTRVGERGARLSGGQKQRISIARVFLKNPRILILDEATSALDNESERHIQEALDELAKNRTTIVIAHRLSTIRNADVIYVIDEGNIKEKGNHKELMAQNGLYAKYYNMQFEGIDEL from the coding sequence TTAGAAAATCAAAAATTTAATATATGCAATAATGAATTTCTTGAAACTAAGTCTGACTCATACAAGAATATGGGCAGTTATCATGCTGTCAATACTTTTTTGGAAGGCATGCTTTATATAGTGACCTTGATAAGCGGCGGATATTTTGTTTATAAGGGAATGTTAAGTGCTGCTGACCTTGCAATATACTTTTTATATATCGGTATTTTTATCAGTCCGATTGATATGCTTATCAACTTTACCGAAATGTTCCAAAGAGGATTTTCAGGCTTTAGGCGGTATATTGAAATTATAGAAACCGTTCCTGAAATAGATGATACTAAACACGCAAAAGACATAACCGTTCAGGGCGGAAAAATTCAATATCAAAATGTCAATTTTTCTTATAACCAAAACGAACCTGTTCTTAATAATGTTTGCTTTACAATAGAACCGGGACAAACTGCTGCATTTGTAGGTCCTTCTGGCGGCGGTAAAACTACAATATGTTCGCTTTTGCCTAGATTTTATGACATCAACAGCGGAAAAATAACAATAGATGATATAGATATAAAAGACTTCAAATTAAAGTCATTACGAAATAATATCGGTGTCGTTCAGCAAGATGTATATATTTTCAACGGCACTATTAAAGACAATATTTCTTACGGCGATCCGAAAGCCGATGATGATAAGATTATTGAAGCTGCCAAAAAAGCCAATATCCATGACTTTATTATGTCCTTGCCGGACGGATACAACACCAGAGTTGGCGAACGAGGAGCCAGACTATCTGGCGGACAAAAACAAAGAATTTCTATAGCCAGAGTTTTTCTAAAAAATCCTAGAATTTTAATCTTGGACGAAGCAACTAGTGCGTTAGACAACGAAAGCGAAAGACATATTCAAGAAGCATTAGATGAACTTGCCAAAAACCGCACAACCATAGTTATAGCTCACCGGCTTTCTACCATACGAAACGCCGATGTAATATATGTAATTGACGAAGGCAACATAAAAGAAAAAGGCAATCACAAGGAATTAATGGCTCAAAACGGATTGTATGCAAAATATTACAATATGCAGTTTGAAGGAATAGATGAATTATAA
- a CDS encoding TIGR04076 family protein, giving the protein MKKWYNEEYEWEIEVVGFLRGDKTEGYCRNGEEVGDKYTCTYGCPVNKDGQGICSKVMLTMFPIMEAVRSGGDLTNIGGDSKYSKTIVCPDGCVIFKLTAKKTGNENFFKGNFIDFDR; this is encoded by the coding sequence ATGAAAAAATGGTATAACGAAGAATATGAATGGGAAATTGAAGTTGTAGGATTTCTTCGCGGAGATAAGACAGAAGGATATTGCAGAAACGGCGAAGAAGTCGGCGACAAGTACACATGCACTTACGGATGTCCTGTAAACAAAGATGGACAGGGTATTTGTTCTAAAGTGATGCTGACAATGTTTCCGATAATGGAAGCTGTAAGAAGCGGCGGAGATCTTACAAACATCGGGGGAGACAGCAAATACAGTAAGACTATTGTCTGCCCCGATGGATGCGTTATATTTAAGCTTACAGCCAAAAAAACAGGCAATGAAAATTTCTTTAAAGGAAATTTTATAGATTTTGATAGGTAA
- a CDS encoding ECF transporter S component produces the protein MSIKIQRNSDSQKLSTDTKDVSIQNNAYTKDNKTRKKIGFLNTYNVAIVAVMTALSLVLSEFPKIPIFFLDVEFSDVPIIFSAFYIHPLSAVFIALIKNLVGLASSSTMFVGELSNFVLSCLYSLTASCMFYKTRTKPKIVISSLIAIVVVTTGAMLSNYFVMLPLYIRLYGLGALQGLSKSAFIFTIILPFNLAKFGLQTGAFLALYLSLYKVLYKFKPAKK, from the coding sequence ATGTCAATAAAAATTCAAAGAAATTCAGATTCTCAAAAGTTAAGTACTGACACAAAAGACGTTAGCATTCAAAATAATGCTTATACTAAAGATAACAAAACAAGAAAAAAAATAGGCTTTCTTAATACTTATAATGTAGCCATTGTTGCCGTAATGACTGCTTTGAGCCTTGTGTTATCAGAATTTCCTAAGATTCCTATATTCTTTTTGGATGTTGAATTTTCTGATGTTCCTATAATTTTTAGCGCATTTTATATACATCCATTGAGCGCGGTATTTATTGCACTTATAAAAAATCTTGTCGGTTTGGCAAGCAGTTCTACTATGTTTGTAGGCGAATTGTCTAATTTCGTATTGTCTTGCCTATATAGCTTGACCGCTTCATGCATGTTTTACAAAACACGCACTAAGCCCAAAATCGTTATTTCAAGCTTGATTGCTATTGTGGTAGTAACAACAGGCGCAATGTTAAGCAATTACTTCGTGATGCTGCCGTTATATATTAGGCTATATGGATTGGGCGCGTTGCAGGGATTAAGCAAATCAGCCTTTATTTTCACAATAATTTTGCCTTTTAACCTTGCAAAATTTGGACTTCAAACAGGAGCATTTTTGGCGCTGTATCTGTCTTTATATAAAGTGTTATATAAGTTCAAGCCTGCAAAAAAATAG